ATGCGCCGCTGACGGGGTCGCCGGGATAGAAGCCCTCGGCGCCGTAGGAGACGTAATTCTTGTAGGAGCCGAGATAGTTGAAGCCCCGGCGGCCGGCATTGGGCCAGAGGTTGGAGATGGTGGGCACGTTGGGCATGTATTGGCGGCGGAGGGCTTCGAGCTGCTCCAGACGCGCGATGGCCACATCGGACCAGAAGCGGTGAAGATCGAGATAGCTCTCGGAGGGTCCGGGGCCGCTGGCGAGCGGCATATAGACCTGATTGAAGTTGTTGAGCCGGCGCGACCACCATTCGGTAGCCCAGGCGTGATTGAGCGCGCCGATGGTGCCGTATTTCTTGCGGAGCCATGCGATGAAGCGCAGACGGTCGGCCTCGGAGTAGGACATGTAACCGTTGCCGATCTCATTGTCATAACCGATGGCGATGATGTCAGGATTGTGCGCGTAGTGCTTCATCATGGCGGTGGCCAGAATACCGACTTCACGGATGTAATCCGGATCGCTGATGTCATCCATGTAGCGCTCGGCGGGAGGCATGCGCTTGCCGTCTTCGGCCACGATATCGACACCGGGGTAGGCGCGATGCAGCCAGATGGGAGCCGGGGTTCCGGGAATGTCGAGGATGACCTTGATGCCGGCGGCCTGCATCTTTTGGATGATGCTGTCCCACCACGCAAACGTAAATTTGCCCTGCTCGGGCTCGAAGGAATCCCACGAAAGGTCGCCCAGGCGAACAACTTTGAAGCCGGACTTTTTCATGAGCGCGATGTCCTGGTCGATCTCCCGCGGCGTGCGCTCGATGGGCTGGTAGCAGGTGCCGACGTAGAGCTGGCCGGGGCCGGGCCAATCCGGATGCCCGGCGGCGCTTTGCGCCGAGGCCACGGTGGGCAGAGCGAGGGCGAAGGAGAGAGCCAGGGCTACGGCTTTCGGCATGGTCTGCCGGAAATATTTTTCGCACAGGGAGCGCATGTGATTCCTCTCAGCTTTTTTGTGACTGCTGATTTGTAGTGGCGAAACGAACCGCGGGGGGGGCGGACATTGAGATGGTGGGAGAAACTTCGGACGGCATTTGGCGGCCGAGGAATCGCCGGGATTCTTCCCACCCCACGAACGAAGACCCGTTCGTGGGGGCCCCGGTTCGCTTCGCTCAGAATGACGCATCCGGGGTGGAGGCGGAAATGCGGGTCTCTCCGCTGCGCGCCTTCGGCGCTCCGGTCGAGATGACAAATTGTTTGAAATAGAGAGGATTTTTTCCCCCTGCTTAAATGTCGATACATGCTAACGGAAAAAGAACCCAGAGAGAGGAATCTCCTCTCTCTGGGGACACAGGCATTCAAGGATGCCTTTAAAACATGTACTTCACGGACAGCTCTAACGTGCGCTGGTTGGGTTGCCCGCTCTTGGTGTCCATGACGCCGAAGTTGTTCGGGTTTCCGTTGGGATATTGCGATGCGGAGGTTCCGAAATTGCTGGTTCCATACGCATCGGTGTAGTGCAGCGCCAACTGGCTGGAAGCGCTGTACTCCGGAAGGGGATGATTGAGCCAGTTGAAGGCCTGGATACGGAACTCCAAAGTCTGGCTGCGAACGACGTGGAAGTTTTTGTACAGCGACATGTCGCTGTCAAAGTAAGCGGCCATGGTGTACGGATAATCGCGCGGACCATACTGCCCGACCTTAGGCGGCGTAAAGCAGGAGTACTTGATGCGCTGGTTGTTGGCCGTGCCGGAAGCCGGGTTGCAGGTGACTTCAGGCATGATGTCGACCGTGGAGTTGGTTCCGTAGTAGGTGGCCTGGCTGAGGCTGTTGCCGGTGGCTCCGTTGGGCAACGGGTTTTTCTTGGAGATGGGCGCGCCGTTGTAGTCGCCGTATTGCAGGGTAAGGCCAAAGTTGGGAGTGGCCTGCGTCTGCAGGAAGCCGCCCGCCTGCCAGGTGGTGATGTTGGAGATGGTCCAGCCATTGGCCGCACCGCGCAGCCAGTGATTTTCTCCCTTGTAGGGACGCTGGAAGGTGTAAGAGCCGGAGAAGTTGAAGACATGCCGGCGCGTGGTGCTGGCATAGCCGTAGTTGCGGCGAACGCTGAAGGCGTCTTCGCCGAGGGTGGTGCTCAGGTTGCTCTGGTAGGTGTAGTTGACGTCAAAGTTGGCGTTGGAGCCGTGACGCACCAGGCTGAGCTGCAGGGAGTTGTAGTTGGAGTATCCGGCGGTGTCGGTGACGTAGACGCTGTTGTTGCCGTACTCCTTGCCATAGGGGTGATAGTCGGCGTACTGGTTGCAGGTGTTGCCAGTGCAGGTCGCGTTGACCTGCTCGGGATTTTTGGCAACCATGCCGGTGACCGGATCGGGCTTGAAGAATGCGCCGAGCGGGATCTTGTTGACGTCGTCGAATGCGGAGAAACCGCTGCCGGAGAGCTCTTCGCTGCCGAGGGGCAGATTCTCAGCATGGTTGGCGACATAGGCCGCCTCGACCATCATCTGCATCGGCAACTGCTGATCGAGCGTCACATTCCATGCGGTGGAGTCTGGAATCTGATCGTCGAGCGGATTTTCAGCATAGACGGTGTTGTTGATGCAGCCGGTGGCGGCGCTGCAATCTGCCGTGGGAATGGAGATGCCGGGCGCGCTGCCCTGCCCGGCGATGCCGCCCTGCTGACCGGCCTGGCCGACCTGCGAGAGGAAAATGCTGTCGCCGCTCGGCAGGTTGTAGCCGAGCACTTCCTGCGCAGTGAGAACCGAGTTGGTATCGGGCTGGTTGGTGAAGCGGAAGATGCCCCATCCGCCACGGATCAAGGTTTTGCCGTTACCGAAAATGTCGTAAGAAGCGCCGATGCGCGGCGTCATGTAGGCAAAACGGTTGGGCATGCCGCTCGAAGGAACGCCAGGATCGACGCCGTGCCAGCGGACGCCGGGGTAGAGACGGCCTTCGTTGTAATCGGGCACCACGAGCGACGGCATGAAGACGGCTACGCCGTTCTTGTTCTTGTCATACCAGTGGCCGATGTGCTCGATGCGCATGCCGTACTCGATGGAGAGCCGTTTGGTGGCCTGCCAGGTGTCGTCATAGTAGGCGGCAAAATCGCCGAAGGCCATGTTGAGGTTTTGTGAAGTGTTGTTCTCGTTGTAGCTGGAGGCAATGCCCATCAGGAAGTTTGCGGTGGGATTGTTGGGCGAGCCCACGGCCTGCCCGGTGACCACGTTGGGCGCGACGGTACCGTTGAAGCTGAAGCTGCCGAAGTTACCGTTCAGAGTCTCGGTTCCGCCCTGGTCGTTGCTGACCTCTTCGGCGAATCCACCGAGCTTGATGGTGTGGTTTTTTACCTGCCAGACCACGTTGTCGGCCAGCGAGGGAGTTTCCTTCTTGTTTTCAAAGCTGTGGCTGGAGTTCTCAAAGTAATCGGGCTGCGAGAAATCCGGGAAGGTGTCGTATCCGGCGCTGCTGTAGGAGGGCAGAACGTTTGAGCCGGTGCTGAAGATGGTTCCGTAGGGATAGCCGAGGCCGCTGCGGGTGGCGGCATTGGGATTGCTGGGTTCGGTGGGGAAATTGCCATAGCCCCAGGCCGCAATGAGTTCGTTGGTCAGGTTGGGGCCAAAGGTGTGCACCAAATG
The DNA window shown above is from Acidobacterium capsulatum ATCC 51196 and carries:
- a CDS encoding TonB-dependent receptor translates to MSQSGRGRSLSAKISRPAVFLTLVFALLCVPALRAQTTASLTGAVTDPTGAVVPGAKVTLTNDATGAERDTVTDSAGDYNLQALLPGTYTIHVSENGFQAYEQHGLTLTAGADAKLPDIKLALGSATQTVTVHTNTQILPTVSGEHSVVLSSQDIHKLALGSRDLSEMLKILPGVTVSPSLSNGPSFNFTQVSAAQSAINNGLSANGAPYRGGTTQLLDGVDVNDPGCNCNAITLINPDMTQEVSVETSNFGAQSPYGPVLVSTISKSGGSHYHGEGYFYARNDVLNANDWQSNHQGLPRGNAHYYYPGGNIGGPVPGTHKKLRFWGGYERFLQNTGNTNYLRSFIPTPDMMAGNFGDTPANAAFCQGASNINSSQTNGCNDLTGTILPNGQAAGPGTSYGSTIPAQFLDAGAKALSSFWPTANANPATTPGGYNYYQVIPGTNNGWMYRLRVDYDPNPSTQFYVSYQQSYSAALASGNGAHIYWTPYASIPYPGGGLYGYSYTKAISAHLVHTFGPNLTNELIAAWGYGNFPTEPSNPNAATRSGLGYPYGTIFSTGSNVLPSYSSAGYDTFPDFSQPDYFENSSHSFENKKETPSLADNVVWQVKNHTIKLGGFAEEVSNDQGGTETLNGNFGSFSFNGTVAPNVVTGQAVGSPNNPTANFLMGIASSYNENNTSQNLNMAFGDFAAYYDDTWQATKRLSIEYGMRIEHIGHWYDKNKNGVAVFMPSLVVPDYNEGRLYPGVRWHGVDPGVPSSGMPNRFAYMTPRIGASYDIFGNGKTLIRGGWGIFRFTNQPDTNSVLTAQEVLGYNLPSGDSIFLSQVGQAGQQGGIAGQGSAPGISIPTADCSAATGCINNTVYAENPLDDQIPDSTAWNVTLDQQLPMQMMVEAAYVANHAENLPLGSEELSGSGFSAFDDVNKIPLGAFFKPDPVTGMVAKNPEQVNATCTGNTCNQYADYHPYGKEYGNNSVYVTDTAGYSNYNSLQLSLVRHGSNANFDVNYTYQSNLSTTLGEDAFSVRRNYGYASTTRRHVFNFSGSYTFQRPYKGENHWLRGAANGWTISNITTWQAGGFLQTQATPNFGLTLQYGDYNGAPISKKNPLPNGATGNSLSQATYYGTNSTVDIMPEVTCNPASGTANNQRIKYSCFTPPKVGQYGPRDYPYTMAAYFDSDMSLYKNFHVVRSQTLEFRIQAFNWLNHPLPEYSASSQLALHYTDAYGTSNFGTSASQYPNGNPNNFGVMDTKSGQPNQRTLELSVKYMF